The DNA window ATTGGACGATCCACCAAAATTGTTATTCGTTGTAACATTAAGACCTGCTACTTTACCCGATAATTGCGAAGCAATGTTTCCTGTATTTGTAGTTCCTTCTGAAAGGGTACTCCCTTTAATTTCCTGAGACGCATATCCCAATGATTTTTTCTCTCTTTTAATTCCGAGTGCCGTCACCACCACACCCTCAATCTCCTTTGTTTTGATTGTATCCTTCTTTTGCTGGGCATGGGCAACAGCAATAGAAGATGACAACACGGCAACAAGAAGACTTGTTCTTAGTTTTTTCATATCAAAATAATTTTTGTATCCGCACAAATTTGTTAAACATTATTAACAAGTCAAAGGAAAAAATTATAAATAATGAAAAATAAACATTAAAACATGTAAAATATTATCAAATAATTAAAAAAATAAACTAAAATTTGAAATATCAAGAAAAAACACAAGTAATCAACAGTGAAGAAAATCAGATTCTTTTATATTTTTTCTATAAAAAAGACTAAAAAACTGCTATAAACAGTTGAATACTAGTAAAAAAGTTAATATTACCATCAAAGTATAGGTCTCATTTATGAAAAAAGATGGTCAGATTTAATGCATAAAAAAACCGCCCGAGGGCGGTATAATATGAATGTTATTAAAGTGTGTTCTAGTTTTTGTCCCAGAAAAGTTTCGTGGTTGCTTTATCACCGCCAATTTTATCACCGGCCGCTTTAACGTTAGCCCCATTCAATACATATTCCTGATCAGAATAAGGCATTCTGTATGGAACTGAAGATAAATTGGATTTTGGAGGATTCACAAGAATCGGATAATCCAGACGTCTTGTAAAGTTCCAGCTGGCAAATCCTTTGTTGAACATTGCGATCCATGCTTGCGTACCGATAGACTGTTTCCAGTTTGCGATGTTAATTGGATTAGCTGCCAGATATGTTGTGGTATTTGCAGCACTTACTCCATTTTCTCTCATTGATTCTGTAACAGCTGCTGTATAAAGATCTACTGCTGTACCTCCAGCAGAATACCCTCTCGCTGCAGCTTCAGCTTTTAAGAATGCTACTTCTGCATAGCTTAATAAGTTTGATGCGGTAGTCGCACTTCTGAAGTAAGAGCTTAATTGAGAGAAATTAGTATAAGGATCATTTAATTCTCCAAAAACGCCTCCTTTATAAACTCCTCCAACTTTGGTAAACCAAACATCCATTCTTGGATCTGCAAGCGTACTCATCGTTTTAATAGTTAGTTCACTAGGCACAAAGTCATTTCTGTTAGAAGCTACTAAATTATCAAATACCGGATTGGAGAATGTTCCTCCATCATACTTGAATTTGTAAGCATCATCATCAGAAGCAATAACTCCGCCGGCAATTGCAGATTCAATGGTTGTCTTTGCTAATGCAGGATCAACATCTGCCAAATTCATTCCTAATCTTAGTTTAATAGAATTAGCGAATTTCTTCCACTTGGTCATATTACCTCCGTACACTAAGTCAGCATAACCAGTGGCTGCAGGTTTAATAGTAGCCGTAGCAGCATCAATTCTTCGGATCAGATCCAAATAAATTGTTTTGGCATCGTCATATTTAGGAGTTAAAATTTCATCAGGTTTAAATGCATCAGAATAAGGAACATCACCAAAAGTGTCTACCAAATTCTCCCAGATAAAAATTTCTTCAATTTCTAAAGTAGCCATTTTGTTAGCACGGATATCATCCGTCTCTACTTCATTTTTCAGATTGGTTTTTGCTTGTCTCAGGTTATTAATACTGTACACATACATTCTGTTAAAATGATTACGTGGCTGGTTACGGGTTACCAGGTTATATTGAGTTTCATCCGGATACTGAGTTTCAGCCCATTGTTGCGTAAAAAATCTATAATTATTAAAATTCACACTAGGGTTATCCATATAATAGGATGACTGATATAATGCAGTAGCTAATAAGTTATCTGATGGAAGAACTGATGGATGCTTAGGATCCTCGTTCAGAGAAGTTAAATCACTTTGACATGAACTTAAAGCCAACCCGATACATGCAGACACCAAACTTATTTTTATAATATTTTTCATTTTTAAAGTAATTTAGAATTTAAATGTGACATTGATACCAAGATCTCTTGTCGTAGGCATTGAACCAATAGACCATCCATAGGAGCTAACGCCGCCACCTACCATGGCTTCAGGATCTGCATATGGTAAATTTTTATGAATAATCCATAAGTTTCTACCTACAATTGAAATTTTCGCATCATAAATCTTAGTACCTGCCAATAAGGATTTCGGAAGTGTATATCCAATACTTGCTTCTCTTAGCTTAATGAAAGATCCATCATAAACAAATGCGCTTGAAGGTTGTGTTTTATATCCTGTAGAACCACTGTTGTCAACCGGAGATAATGCGATATTGTTTGGAGTACCATCAGGAAGAACACCAGGCAAAACAATAGGCTTATCTCTGTAATCTCCAATAGCAGTTTCTTTATAAAGACCTGATGATAATCCGTAATACATATCTGTTGAGAATATATCACCCCCTTTACGCATATCAATTAAGAAGCTTAAAGAAAATCCTTTGTAACTAAAGCTGTTTCGGATACCTCCAATCCAATCCGGGGTAGTATTACCAATTACCTGATTTGGATTTTGTAAATATTTTCCAGTATTCGGGTCAATAACTTTTTGACCATTCACATAGGTATAATCAGACCCAATTAATGCTCCCCAAGCTTCACCTACTCTAGCATTTAAAGAAACTCCACCCTGGAAACTATTTAATAAATAATTGTTGATCCCCGGATATAATTCCACCACTTTATTCTGGTTTTTAGACCAGTTGGCATCAATATTCCAAGTGAAATCTTTTGTTTTTATCGGAACTAAACCTAATTGTACTTCAACCCCACTGTTATCTATTCTTCCCGCATTGAATACTTTACCAGTATACCCTATCGCTGCAGATGTCGGAAGTGGTTGAAGAATCTGAGGAGTAGTTTTTGTCTTATAATAAGCAACATCAAGCGTAATTCTATCTCTCAAGAAATGAGCTTCAGTCCCAACTTCAAATTCATTAGCCTTTTGAGGCTGAAGCCCCGGATAAGGTTGATTTAAGATTGAGTTATAAATTCCTGTATTAAATAGAATTCCGGCAGATCTGTAATTATTGGTTAATTGGTAAGAAGATGCAGACCCTCCCACTTGCGCATAGTTTGCTCTGATTTTCCAGAAATTCATCCATCTTTTGGTATCTAGAATTTCGGACATAATTAATGATCCTGTTATTGAAGGATAATTAAAAACATTATTACCCTTTAGCAATGTTGACGTCTCTTCTACCCTAAATGTTGCATCCAAATAGAATTTTTTATAGAAATCAAATGAAGCTGTTGCATACCAGGAATTGGTTTGTACTGTATATTCAGTTTCATCAGGTGCTAAAGGTGCCTTTTTAGAGTTGGATAAAGCATAAATTCCAGGTACGACCAATCCACCCTCTGTTGAAGCATACAGTGAATTGTAATAGTTTCTACGGATATTTCCTCCAACAACTCCTGAAAGGTTAATATTATCAGTAATATCAAATTTATAATTCACCATTAAGTCATAATTGGTTTCCGTCTGTAGAATATCACGTCTCCCATATCCTGAACCAATAGAGTTATTTGATTGTCCGAAAGCTTGAGGTAAAGATCCAACAGCCAGTCTGCTTTCAGCCATAAGGTTTGATCTGTCATAAGAAACCTTTCCAGTAACAGAGATGTTATCTAGCAGATCATACGTTACCTGACCATAGGTGAAGCTTCTGTATCTCTTATCTGAAGAATAATTTTGATAGGCCTGGAAATATGGGTTGTTCCAATAGGCCGGAGCTCCGTTTGCAGCCGATTTTCTGCTCCAGGTAACGTTACCATAGTTATTGGATGCATTAGCAACGTGCGGATCTACGTTTGCAAAATATAAATTTTGAAGATCATTAACATCAACATTGGTTTGCCACCACTGTCTGAAGCCGGTTGCGATATTATTTGAGTACCCTGTAATACTTCTCCCTTTAGTATCCTGCAAAGTCATTGTAGAATAAAAAGAAGAGTGTAATTTAGGGGTCAGATCATAATTAATCTTTAAAGAGAAATTATTTTTATTAAGGTGAGAATTAGGCATTAACCCATCAGACATCATATTTTCATACGTAAAACTGATGTTTTTCCCTTTCTGTCCTTTTTCTAAGGTTACACTGTTGATATAAGAAGCCGGATTTTCGAAAAATTTAATAGGTCCATTTTTTGCAGCTACCCAAGGTGTTGCTTTTTGGTAGTTAGGGGATAAAGGATTAAAAGAATCCCATTGGTACACCATCAAATTAGGGTCAAATTTTGGTCCCCATGATGCATCAGCAGAAAAGTTAGCGTAATTTAAACCGTCAGATGCCTGTGATCCGAATTTCTGAGAATATCCCGCACCATATCGTGTCTGATATTCCGGGAAAGTAGATTTATCAATAAATCCGACCTGTACAGCAGAAGAGAATGTTACTCCCCAAGACCCGTCATCTTTTCCTTTTCCATTTTTAGTAGTGATTACAATCACCCCGTTTAGTCCTCTTTCGCCATATAATGCAGAAGCCGCAGCTCCTTTTAATACGTTGATTGATTCAATATCTTCCTGATTAATATCGGAAAGAGCATTACCATAGTCAATTGAGTTTGCCTGAGTACTGGTGTTGTTAACTGGTGATCCATCAATAACAATTAGCGGATTACCACCTGCTAGTGACTTTACTCCTCTGATTACCAAATTGGAAGACCCTCCAAAGTTGTTATTGGTAGTAACATTAAGACCTGCTACTTTACCGGATAACTGGGCAGCAATGTTCCCTGTGTTAGTTGTTCCATCTGATAATGCACCTGCTTTAATCTCCTGAGAAGCATATCCTAATGATTTTTTCTCTCTTTTGATCCCAAGTGCAGTCACCACCACTCCTTCGATTTCTTTTGTTTTAAGAGTGTCTTTCTTTTCCTGCGCATGAGCAACAGCAACAGAGGAAGACACTACTAAAACAAGAAGACCTGTTGTTAGTTTCTTCATATCT is part of the Chryseobacterium lactis genome and encodes:
- a CDS encoding SusD/RagB family nutrient-binding outer membrane lipoprotein, producing the protein MKNIIKISLVSACIGLALSSCQSDLTSLNEDPKHPSVLPSDNLLATALYQSSYYMDNPSVNFNNYRFFTQQWAETQYPDETQYNLVTRNQPRNHFNRMYVYSINNLRQAKTNLKNEVETDDIRANKMATLEIEEIFIWENLVDTFGDVPYSDAFKPDEILTPKYDDAKTIYLDLIRRIDAATATIKPAATGYADLVYGGNMTKWKKFANSIKLRLGMNLADVDPALAKTTIESAIAGGVIASDDDAYKFKYDGGTFSNPVFDNLVASNRNDFVPSELTIKTMSTLADPRMDVWFTKVGGVYKGGVFGELNDPYTNFSQLSSYFRSATTASNLLSYAEVAFLKAEAAARGYSAGGTAVDLYTAAVTESMRENGVSAANTTTYLAANPINIANWKQSIGTQAWIAMFNKGFASWNFTRRLDYPILVNPPKSNLSSVPYRMPYSDQEYVLNGANVKAAGDKIGGDKATTKLFWDKN
- a CDS encoding SusC/RagA family TonB-linked outer membrane protein — encoded protein: MKKLTTGLLVLVVSSSVAVAHAQEKKDTLKTKEIEGVVVTALGIKREKKSLGYASQEIKAGALSDGTTNTGNIAAQLSGKVAGLNVTTNNNFGGSSNLVIRGVKSLAGGNPLIVIDGSPVNNTSTQANSIDYGNALSDINQEDIESINVLKGAAASALYGERGLNGVIVITTKNGKGKDDGSWGVTFSSAVQVGFIDKSTFPEYQTRYGAGYSQKFGSQASDGLNYANFSADASWGPKFDPNLMVYQWDSFNPLSPNYQKATPWVAAKNGPIKFFENPASYINSVTLEKGQKGKNISFTYENMMSDGLMPNSHLNKNNFSLKINYDLTPKLHSSFYSTMTLQDTKGRSITGYSNNIATGFRQWWQTNVDVNDLQNLYFANVDPHVANASNNYGNVTWSRKSAANGAPAYWNNPYFQAYQNYSSDKRYRSFTYGQVTYDLLDNISVTGKVSYDRSNLMAESRLAVGSLPQAFGQSNNSIGSGYGRRDILQTETNYDLMVNYKFDITDNINLSGVVGGNIRRNYYNSLYASTEGGLVVPGIYALSNSKKAPLAPDETEYTVQTNSWYATASFDFYKKFYLDATFRVEETSTLLKGNNVFNYPSITGSLIMSEILDTKRWMNFWKIRANYAQVGGSASSYQLTNNYRSAGILFNTGIYNSILNQPYPGLQPQKANEFEVGTEAHFLRDRITLDVAYYKTKTTPQILQPLPTSAAIGYTGKVFNAGRIDNSGVEVQLGLVPIKTKDFTWNIDANWSKNQNKVVELYPGINNYLLNSFQGGVSLNARVGEAWGALIGSDYTYVNGQKVIDPNTGKYLQNPNQVIGNTTPDWIGGIRNSFSYKGFSLSFLIDMRKGGDIFSTDMYYGLSSGLYKETAIGDYRDKPIVLPGVLPDGTPNNIALSPVDNSGSTGYKTQPSSAFVYDGSFIKLREASIGYTLPKSLLAGTKIYDAKISIVGRNLWIIHKNLPYADPEAMVGGGVSSYGWSIGSMPTTRDLGINVTFKF